In a single window of the Thermus amyloliquefaciens genome:
- a CDS encoding helix-turn-helix transcriptional regulator: MAGKPKAERLLDLVEELKLRPYSVAELARRYGVSPRTVERDLEALALQGYPVERVAWGRYRLRDAPPVLHPVEALALFAAGRLLYHQAPTRQYGNALEKLARMLPEPLRGLLLKSTEGLKGRQGDSRTLEMVARALLERRVLAFEYRSGGSKNWRPKELLVYFLEANRTNLGLYAVGYERTYHRAVLTLKLSRMRHARLLEETYHLPQDFDPNAYFRQAWGVVGVREGGVEVRLRFAPEAAWRVLEGDYPGLQVERELSDGSLLARLWAAPFKGGVPWEVLAWVQSFGPRVEVLSPPELRELWLAEARQVLEKATAPVALGG, from the coding sequence ATGGCGGGAAAACCCAAAGCCGAGCGCCTTTTGGACCTCGTGGAAGAGCTGAAACTCAGGCCTTATAGCGTGGCCGAGTTGGCCCGGCGCTACGGCGTGAGCCCCCGCACGGTGGAGCGGGACCTCGAGGCCCTCGCCCTCCAGGGCTACCCCGTGGAGCGGGTGGCCTGGGGGCGCTACCGCCTGAGGGACGCCCCGCCTGTCCTCCACCCTGTGGAGGCCTTGGCCCTCTTCGCGGCGGGGAGGCTTCTTTACCACCAGGCCCCAACCCGGCAGTATGGGAACGCCCTGGAAAAGCTGGCCCGGATGCTCCCTGAGCCCCTGCGCGGCCTCCTCCTAAAGAGCACCGAGGGCCTGAAGGGGCGCCAGGGGGATTCCCGCACCCTGGAGATGGTGGCCCGGGCCCTTCTGGAGAGGCGCGTCCTGGCCTTTGAGTACCGCTCCGGGGGTTCCAAGAACTGGCGGCCGAAGGAGCTTTTGGTGTACTTCCTCGAGGCCAACCGCACCAACCTGGGCCTCTACGCGGTGGGTTATGAGCGCACCTACCACCGGGCAGTCCTCACCCTCAAGCTCTCCCGTATGCGCCACGCCCGCCTTCTGGAAGAAACCTATCACCTCCCTCAGGACTTTGATCCGAACGCCTACTTCCGCCAGGCCTGGGGGGTGGTGGGGGTGCGGGAAGGGGGGGTGGAGGTGCGCCTCCGCTTTGCCCCCGAGGCCGCCTGGCGGGTGCTGGAGGGGGACTACCCCGGCCTCCAGGTGGAGCGGGAGCTATCCGACGGGAGCCTCCTGGCCCGGCTTTGGGCCGCCCCTTTCAAGGGCGGGGTGCCCTGGGAGGTGCTGGCCTGGGTCCAGAGCTTCGGGCCCCGGGTGGAGGTCCTTTCTCCCCCGGAGCTCCGGGAGCTCTGGCTGGCGGAGGCCAGGCAGGTCCTGGAAAAGGCGACAGCCCCTGTCGCCTTGGGCGGGTAG
- a CDS encoding MFS transporter, translating to MRNILASPAYRLVLGSFLWSFGANLVYFFLNFHLEALGFRRQAIGLAQALLLLVGVVFALPLAHLIPRLGYRRSLLLALALAVGSGLFLGLGLLVFPSLTGYGLAGALVQGAGAPLLARLVPAERRVSLFSLQAALTTASGFFSTLLAGALSEWVGARWVLLFGLPFFLLALPFLLGLPEGQGTPPRLAGRFGLWLRLFVPQAIIGFGAGLVIPFLNLYLREKFGLSYSVTGFIFALSALATGVAMLLQPLLVERMGKLGAIVLVQALSLPFLAILAWVPWLPLVTFALLVRGALMNAAGPVYAALVMDYLEEGERPGFFLVEGALWSLLFALGSALSGVVQEALGLLAFHYLFAVTLVLYALGIALWPWAFGGLRRAYEERSS from the coding sequence GTGCGGAACATCCTGGCTTCGCCTGCTTACCGGTTGGTTTTGGGGAGCTTTCTCTGGTCCTTTGGGGCCAATCTGGTCTATTTCTTCCTGAACTTCCACCTCGAGGCCCTAGGCTTCAGGCGCCAGGCCATAGGGTTGGCCCAGGCCCTTCTCCTCCTGGTGGGGGTGGTCTTCGCCCTGCCCCTGGCCCACCTCATCCCCCGCCTGGGTTACCGGAGAAGCCTGCTTCTGGCCCTCGCCTTGGCGGTGGGGAGCGGGTTGTTCTTGGGGCTTGGCCTCTTGGTTTTCCCTTCCCTCACGGGGTATGGCCTGGCCGGGGCCTTGGTGCAAGGGGCGGGAGCCCCCCTTTTGGCCCGGCTGGTGCCGGCGGAGAGGCGGGTTTCCCTATTCAGCCTCCAGGCGGCCCTTACCACCGCCTCGGGGTTTTTCTCCACCCTTTTGGCGGGTGCCCTTTCCGAATGGGTGGGGGCCCGGTGGGTTCTCCTTTTCGGGCTTCCCTTTTTTCTCCTGGCCTTGCCCTTTCTCCTGGGGCTTCCCGAGGGCCAGGGTACGCCCCCGAGGCTTGCGGGACGGTTTGGCCTCTGGCTGCGCCTCTTCGTGCCCCAGGCCATCATCGGCTTCGGTGCGGGGTTGGTGATCCCCTTTTTGAACCTGTACTTGCGGGAGAAGTTTGGCCTCAGCTACAGCGTCACCGGCTTTATTTTTGCCCTCTCCGCCCTGGCCACCGGGGTGGCCATGCTCCTCCAGCCCCTTCTGGTGGAGCGGATGGGGAAGCTGGGGGCCATCGTCCTGGTCCAGGCCCTCTCCCTGCCCTTTTTGGCCATTCTGGCCTGGGTCCCCTGGCTCCCCTTGGTCACCTTCGCCCTCCTCGTCCGCGGGGCCCTGATGAACGCCGCAGGGCCGGTCTATGCGGCCTTGGTGATGGACTACCTGGAGGAAGGGGAGCGTCCGGGCTTCTTCCTGGTGGAGGGGGCCCTTTGGAGCCTTCTTTTTGCCCTGGGGAGCGCCCTTTCTGGCGTGGTTCAGGAGGCGTTGGGCCTTTTGGCCTTCCACTACCTCTTCGCCGTTACCCTGGTCCTCTACGCCCTGGGGATCGCCCTTTGGCCCTGGGCCTTTGGCGGACTCCGGAGGGCTTATGAGGAGCGTTCTTCCTGA
- the proS gene encoding proline--tRNA ligase — MAKEKGLTPQSQDFSEWYLEVIQKAELADYGPVRGTIVVRPYGYALWENIQGVLDRMFKETGHQNAYFPLFIPMSFLKKEAEHVEGFSPELAVVTHAGGEELEEPLAVRPTSETVIGYMWSKWIKSYRDLPQLLNQWGNVVRWELRTRPFLRTSEFLWQEGHTAHATREEAEEEVRRMLGIYAKLAREYAAIPVVEGMKTEKEKFAGAVYTTTIEALMRDGRALQSGTSHYLGENFARAFDIKFQDKDLQVKYVHTTSWGLSWRFIGAIVMTHGDDQGLILPPRLAPIQVVIVPIYREESRERVLEAAFDLKRRLLQAGLRVHLDDRDQYTPGYKFHEWELKGVPFRIELGPKDLEAGEAVLASRLGGKERLALDAFPVALPGKLDAFHQALYQRALDFREAHTRKVDTYEAFKEAVGEGFALAFHCGDRACEKAIQEETTATTRCVPFEGEPEEGFCVRCGRPSAYGKRVVFAKAY, encoded by the coding sequence ATGGCGAAGGAGAAGGGCCTAACGCCGCAGAGCCAGGACTTCAGCGAGTGGTACCTCGAGGTCATCCAGAAGGCGGAGCTCGCCGACTACGGGCCCGTGCGGGGCACCATCGTGGTGCGGCCTTACGGCTACGCCCTTTGGGAAAACATCCAGGGGGTTTTGGACCGGATGTTCAAGGAGACCGGCCACCAAAACGCCTACTTCCCCCTCTTCATCCCCATGAGCTTCCTGAAGAAGGAGGCGGAGCACGTGGAGGGCTTTTCCCCGGAGCTGGCCGTGGTCACCCACGCCGGGGGCGAGGAGCTGGAGGAGCCCTTGGCGGTGCGCCCCACCTCGGAAACGGTGATCGGGTACATGTGGTCCAAGTGGATCAAGAGCTACCGGGACCTGCCCCAGCTCCTGAACCAGTGGGGGAACGTGGTGCGCTGGGAGCTTCGCACCCGGCCTTTCCTGCGCACCAGCGAGTTCCTCTGGCAGGAGGGGCACACCGCCCACGCCACCCGGGAGGAGGCGGAGGAGGAGGTGCGCCGGATGCTTGGCATCTACGCCAAGCTGGCCCGGGAGTACGCGGCCATCCCCGTGGTGGAGGGGATGAAGACGGAGAAGGAGAAGTTCGCCGGGGCCGTCTACACCACCACCATTGAGGCCCTGATGCGGGACGGCAGGGCCCTGCAGTCGGGCACCAGCCACTACCTGGGGGAGAACTTCGCCCGGGCCTTTGACATCAAGTTCCAGGACAAGGACCTCCAGGTGAAGTACGTGCACACCACCAGCTGGGGGCTTTCCTGGCGCTTCATCGGGGCCATCGTCATGACCCACGGGGACGACCAGGGCCTCATCCTGCCCCCCCGCCTGGCCCCCATCCAGGTGGTGATCGTGCCCATCTACCGGGAGGAAAGCCGGGAGAGGGTTTTGGAGGCAGCCTTTGACCTGAAAAGGCGCCTTCTCCAGGCGGGCCTCCGCGTCCATTTGGACGACCGGGACCAGTACACCCCGGGCTACAAGTTCCACGAGTGGGAGCTCAAGGGGGTGCCCTTCCGCATTGAGCTTGGCCCCAAGGACCTCGAGGCGGGCGAGGCCGTGCTCGCAAGCCGCCTAGGGGGAAAGGAGCGCCTGGCCCTGGACGCCTTCCCCGTGGCGCTGCCCGGGAAGCTGGATGCCTTCCACCAGGCCCTTTACCAGCGGGCCCTGGATTTCCGGGAGGCCCACACCCGCAAGGTGGACACCTACGAGGCCTTCAAGGAGGCGGTGGGGGAGGGGTTCGCCCTGGCCTTCCACTGCGGGGACCGGGCCTGCGAAAAGGCCATCCAGGAGGAGACCACCGCCACCACCCGCTGCGTGCCCTTTGAGGGGGAGCCAGAGGAGGGCTTCTGCGTGCGCTGCGGCCGGCCTTCCGCCTACGGCAAGCGGGTGGTCTTCGCCAAGGCGTACTAA
- a CDS encoding C39 family peptidase, with amino-acid sequence MFFAEASALSSYRTLRYTHVVGQTDWYTCGAAAVATLLTHYYDDPATEGEVLKVAVRETEASGKDPREGLTALSLKRYLEGRGYEVRAYRVNLEQLADYFRWGGLPVIGHVTKPQLHFLVIAGLVDPPGGGPAQVLLADSSWGRRIVPIEALVTEKGFSGVILLALPRSAAQMGRVRANQEAELSWALSRLRRLEALGGRWP; translated from the coding sequence GTGTTTTTTGCCGAAGCAAGTGCCCTGTCTTCTTATCGCACCCTTCGCTACACCCACGTCGTCGGCCAGACGGACTGGTACACCTGCGGCGCGGCGGCGGTGGCCACGCTGCTCACCCACTACTATGACGACCCGGCCACGGAAGGCGAGGTCCTAAAGGTGGCCGTGCGTGAGACGGAGGCCTCGGGGAAGGACCCGCGGGAGGGGCTTACCGCCCTTTCCCTGAAGCGGTACCTGGAGGGGCGGGGGTACGAGGTGAGGGCCTACAGGGTGAACCTGGAGCAGCTCGCTGACTACTTCCGCTGGGGCGGGCTTCCGGTCATCGGTCACGTCACCAAGCCCCAGCTCCACTTCCTGGTGATCGCGGGTCTCGTGGACCCGCCCGGGGGCGGCCCTGCCCAGGTGCTCCTCGCCGACTCCTCGTGGGGCCGGCGCATCGTACCCATAGAGGCCCTAGTGACGGAGAAGGGCTTCTCCGGGGTCATCCTGCTGGCCCTTCCCCGGTCGGCGGCCCAGATGGGGCGGGTAAGGGCCAACCAGGAGGCGGAGCTCTCCTGGGCGCTTTCCCGGCTTCGCCGGCTGGAGGCCCTCGGGGGGAGGTGGCCTTGA
- a CDS encoding ASCH domain-containing protein, whose amino-acid sequence MEKPKLGLIVREPYASLIVDGRKTWEIRKRYTRHRGPLGIVTGGYLIGQADLLDVEGPFTVEELLAHPEKHLAEEAFLRAYAGEEPLYAWVLRNAFRYEKPLFVPKKPGRVMFVDLSEVWP is encoded by the coding sequence GTGGAAAAGCCCAAGCTGGGCCTCATCGTGCGGGAGCCCTATGCCAGCCTCATCGTGGACGGAAGAAAGACCTGGGAGATCCGCAAACGCTATACCCGGCACCGGGGTCCCCTGGGGATCGTCACCGGCGGGTATCTCATCGGCCAGGCGGACCTCCTAGACGTGGAGGGCCCCTTCACCGTGGAGGAACTCCTGGCCCATCCGGAAAAGCATCTGGCGGAGGAGGCCTTTCTGCGGGCCTATGCCGGGGAAGAGCCCCTTTACGCCTGGGTTTTGCGCAACGCCTTCCGTTACGAAAAACCCCTCTTCGTACCCAAAAAGCCCGGCAGGGTCATGTTTGTGGATCTCTCCGAGGTATGGCCATAA
- a CDS encoding GNAT family N-acetyltransferase encodes MRVLGRRVYWRWYGEVLLEGGVTLRMTGDVAKWLRPGDRVRLRTEFKKPVLGFDEYALEGAFPLWPPFAKTLEHVRESPLGGEAYRYRLRVREATYEGDFEAIAELEQFHYASEKEVVALWVCTQCHKTLLANAKPLCDCGGEARLKEIRGSTPASRFLVLELVERLPFEPRILGYLRLDPPIPRMHRRIPGGVERNIRERIFPEDWFHPTFEGGREWESALDRVRTAASRIARVVVHPDYRSEGLGALLVELALAWVKERAVPEGRREKHLVYTVAQMARYHPFFEKAGFRYLFDTASGRPVLAYPLTEEAEYYLERFLKEDPYARAHGGRLFVSRFGRVQGLSGPIRLVRVRKSYRSHLELSDLSPEVQETLAAFGVRARVLERAILREADLEVPPGSVVALAGASGAGKTTLLRLLLGEPPDGGEVEVPTARRVALGLGKLVRQAGVTLVVATHRQEVIASLDPDLLVFVGYGGLMAIPRRDPQT; translated from the coding sequence ATGCGCGTCTTGGGGCGGAGGGTCTACTGGCGCTGGTACGGGGAGGTCCTCCTGGAGGGGGGCGTGACCTTGCGCATGACCGGGGACGTGGCCAAGTGGCTGAGGCCCGGGGATAGGGTGAGGCTTCGCACCGAGTTCAAGAAGCCCGTCCTCGGCTTTGACGAGTACGCCCTCGAGGGCGCCTTCCCCCTCTGGCCCCCCTTCGCCAAGACCCTGGAGCACGTGCGGGAAAGCCCCCTGGGGGGCGAGGCCTACCGCTACCGCCTGAGGGTGCGGGAGGCCACCTACGAGGGGGATTTTGAGGCCATCGCCGAGCTGGAGCAGTTCCACTACGCCTCGGAGAAGGAGGTGGTGGCCCTTTGGGTGTGCACCCAGTGCCACAAGACGCTGTTGGCCAACGCCAAGCCTCTTTGCGACTGCGGCGGGGAGGCGAGGCTTAAGGAGATCCGAGGGTCCACTCCGGCAAGCCGCTTTCTGGTTTTGGAGCTTGTGGAGCGGCTTCCCTTTGAGCCCAGGATCCTGGGTTATTTGCGTTTGGATCCCCCCATTCCCCGGATGCACCGCAGGATTCCCGGGGGCGTGGAGCGGAACATCCGGGAGCGCATCTTTCCTGAGGACTGGTTCCATCCCACCTTTGAGGGGGGCAGGGAATGGGAGAGCGCCTTGGACCGGGTGCGCACCGCTGCCAGCCGCATCGCCCGGGTGGTGGTGCACCCCGACTACCGCTCGGAGGGCCTGGGGGCTCTTTTGGTGGAGCTGGCCTTGGCCTGGGTGAAGGAACGGGCTGTTCCCGAGGGAAGGCGGGAGAAACACCTGGTGTACACCGTGGCCCAGATGGCCCGGTACCATCCCTTCTTTGAGAAGGCGGGTTTCCGCTACCTCTTTGACACCGCCTCGGGAAGGCCGGTGCTGGCCTATCCCCTTACGGAGGAGGCGGAGTATTACCTGGAGCGGTTTTTGAAGGAGGATCCTTACGCCAGGGCCCATGGGGGGAGGCTTTTCGTTTCCCGGTTTGGGAGGGTCCAGGGGCTTTCAGGGCCCATCCGCCTGGTGAGGGTGCGCAAGAGTTACCGGAGCCACCTGGAGCTTTCCGATCTTTCCCCCGAGGTGCAGGAGACCCTTGCGGCCTTCGGGGTTAGGGCCCGGGTGTTGGAGCGGGCGATTCTTAGGGAGGCGGACCTCGAGGTCCCTCCTGGCAGCGTGGTCGCCTTGGCTGGGGCCAGCGGGGCGGGAAAGACCACCCTCCTTCGCCTCCTCCTGGGGGAGCCCCCGGATGGGGGAGAGGTGGAGGTGCCCACCGCCAGGCGGGTGGCCCTGGGGCTTGGGAAACTGGTGCGTCAGGCGGGCGTCACCCTGGTGGTGGCCACCCATCGCCAAGAGGTGATCGCCTCCTTGGATCCCGACCTCCTGGTCTTCGTGGGGTACGGGGGGCTTATGGCCATACCTCGGAGAGATCCACAAACATGA
- the glp gene encoding gephyrin-like molybdotransferase Glp — protein MRTGISVDEALALVLEEAKGELPVEEVPLKEAYGRVLAEDLVSLVNHPDQDDTAVDGYACREEDTLGASPQNPVRLRVIGESPAGRPFAGRVGRGEAVAVYTGAPIPEGADALIRVEDTRREGEYVLLLAPASAKDIRPQGDDLRKGEVYLRRGDLLTPGRLGLAAAMGHPRLKVFRRPRVGILSTGDEVVEPGEPLPYGGVYNSNAYSLLGLVLEAGGEPVLLGKVEDRSDAVLKRLEEAGPLDLLLTSGGVSMGEYDVVRKVLEERGEVLFWKVRQQPGGPLLLARLGELPVLGLPGNPVSSMVTFFLYGRAFLFRLLQRTEPPYRALKARALTPFRGAPGKRVFRRGVLSFEGELVVRSTGNQSSGVLRSMAQGNALVVVPPDQNVAEGEVVEVIPLTFVL, from the coding sequence ATGCGCACGGGCATCAGCGTGGATGAAGCCTTAGCCCTGGTCTTGGAGGAGGCCAAGGGGGAGCTTCCCGTGGAGGAGGTACCCCTGAAGGAGGCCTATGGCCGCGTCCTGGCGGAGGACCTGGTTTCCCTGGTGAACCATCCCGACCAGGACGACACCGCTGTGGATGGCTATGCCTGCCGGGAGGAGGACACCTTGGGGGCGAGCCCGCAAAACCCGGTGCGCCTGAGGGTGATCGGGGAATCCCCGGCGGGGAGGCCCTTTGCCGGAAGGGTTGGCCGAGGGGAGGCGGTGGCGGTGTACACGGGCGCCCCCATCCCCGAGGGGGCGGATGCCCTCATCCGGGTGGAGGACACCCGGCGGGAAGGGGAGTACGTCCTCCTCCTGGCCCCGGCCAGCGCCAAGGACATCCGGCCCCAGGGGGATGACCTGCGGAAGGGGGAGGTCTACCTGCGGCGGGGGGACCTCCTCACCCCGGGGCGGCTGGGCCTGGCGGCGGCCATGGGCCATCCGCGCCTCAAGGTCTTCCGGCGCCCCCGGGTGGGGATCCTCTCCACGGGGGATGAGGTGGTGGAGCCCGGGGAGCCTTTGCCCTACGGCGGGGTCTACAACTCCAACGCCTATAGCCTGCTTGGCCTGGTCTTGGAGGCGGGGGGGGAGCCGGTCCTTTTGGGCAAGGTGGAGGACCGATCCGATGCGGTCCTGAAAAGGCTGGAGGAGGCCGGGCCTTTGGACCTCCTCCTCACCTCCGGGGGGGTGTCCATGGGGGAGTACGACGTGGTGCGCAAGGTGCTGGAGGAGAGGGGGGAGGTCCTCTTCTGGAAGGTGAGGCAGCAGCCCGGGGGGCCCCTCCTCCTTGCGCGCCTGGGGGAGCTTCCCGTGCTGGGCCTGCCCGGAAACCCGGTTTCCAGCATGGTGACCTTCTTCCTCTACGGCAGGGCCTTCCTCTTCCGGCTTCTCCAGCGCACCGAGCCCCCTTACCGCGCCCTCAAGGCCAGGGCCCTCACCCCCTTCCGCGGGGCCCCGGGCAAGCGGGTCTTCCGCCGGGGCGTGCTCTCCTTTGAGGGGGAACTGGTGGTGCGCTCCACGGGCAACCAAAGCAGCGGGGTGCTCCGCTCCATGGCCCAGGGCAACGCCTTGGTGGTGGTGCCTCCGGACCAGAACGTGGCGGAGGGGGAGGTGGTGGAGGTCATCCCCTTGACTTTTGTGCTCTAG
- the nth gene encoding endonuclease III, with translation MGCPKEGPKEKKARALAILEALKAAYPGAKTELKHQNPFQLLVATVLSAQATDKSVNEATPALFARFPDAKALAAATPEEVEPFIRRIGLYRTKARNLVALAQRLVEAHGGEVPKDKRALMALPGVGWKTATVVLGAAFGVPGIAVDTHVARLAKRLCLSQAVSPEKIGADLERLFPKEDWVFVHHALVLHGRYVCLARKPRCGDCALAPHCPSRQGA, from the coding sequence GTGGGTTGCCCTAAGGAAGGGCCAAAGGAGAAGAAGGCGCGGGCCTTGGCCATCCTCGAGGCCCTGAAGGCGGCCTATCCCGGGGCCAAAACGGAGCTAAAGCACCAAAACCCCTTTCAGCTCCTGGTGGCCACGGTGCTTTCCGCCCAGGCCACGGACAAAAGCGTGAACGAGGCCACCCCCGCCCTCTTCGCCCGCTTCCCCGACGCCAAGGCCCTGGCCGCGGCCACCCCAGAGGAGGTGGAGCCCTTCATCCGGCGCATCGGGCTTTACAGAACCAAGGCCAGGAACCTGGTGGCCCTGGCCCAGAGGCTCGTGGAGGCCCACGGGGGGGAGGTGCCTAAGGACAAGCGGGCCCTCATGGCCCTTCCCGGGGTGGGGTGGAAGACGGCCACCGTGGTGCTGGGGGCGGCTTTTGGGGTGCCGGGGATCGCCGTGGACACCCATGTGGCCCGCCTGGCCAAGAGGCTCTGCCTCTCCCAGGCCGTGAGCCCAGAGAAGATCGGGGCCGATTTGGAGAGGCTCTTCCCCAAGGAGGACTGGGTCTTTGTTCACCACGCCCTGGTCCTTCACGGCAGGTACGTGTGCCTGGCCCGGAAGCCCCGGTGCGGGGACTGCGCCCTTGCCCCCCACTGCCCAAGCCGGCAAGGGGCATAG